The Pecten maximus chromosome 11, xPecMax1.1, whole genome shotgun sequence genome has a segment encoding these proteins:
- the LOC117338323 gene encoding actin, clone 302-like isoform X3, translating into MSMTQEEADCVVLDNGSHKIKAGYAGNDCPIHTFRTVIGTPLHKDQTIDGVSKKCYVGDQAIQNMDALDIRRPIERGIVTDWEAMETVWTHVFDNLSVKPSDKDILLTEPQMNPKSNREKMVQIMFEKIQPRGMYVISSNVLSHYANGRVSGLLIDSGFEVTSVVCIYEGYEVTQSMFRSDIGGNDITNYLIELLGKRGFAFTTAEEIEEVNMMKERCAYVSTNPEAEKVDDIKKDYTCSNGTTVCLGEERFQCMEAMFDPSLIGSKACGIHELILKSIKACPVHVRADIYVNVLISGGNTMVAGLIDRIDQELRKALPVNLRKRVIAPPERLYSTWIGGSILSSLTTAQSMWMRLEDYDEFGPNIVYGPGFCRRQSSQSEICCGMSGRIMS; encoded by the exons GTGTTGTCCTGGACAACGGATCGCATAAGATTAAGGCAGGTTACGCCGGAAATGATTGTCCTATTCATACATTTCGGACAGTGATTGGAACGCCTTTGCATAAG GACCAAACGATTGATGGTGTGTCAAAGAAATGTTACGTAGGTGACCAGGCTATTCAGAATATGGACGCACTGGACATTCGACGACCCATAGAGCGAGGTATCGTGACTGACTGGGAAGCCATGGAAACAGTATGGACTCACGTGTTTGATAATCTTAGCGTGAAACCTTCTGACAAAGATATTCTTTTAACGGAACCACAAATGAACCCAAAATCAAACAGAGAGAAAATGGTACAAATCATGTTTGAGAAAATCCAGCCCCGAGGAATGTATGTTATTAGCTCGAATGTGCTGTCGCATTATGCCAATGGACGGGTGTCTGGTCTTTTGATCGATTCAGGTTTTGAAGTGACGagtgttgtatgtatatacGAAGGATATGAAGTCACTCAATCCATGTTTAGATCCGATATCGGCGGTAATGATATCACTAACTACTTGATCGAACTTCTTGGGAAAAGAGGCTTCGCGTTTACCACAGCGGAAGAAATAGAGGAAGTCAACATGATGAAAGAACGGTGTGCTTACGTTTCTACCAACCCTGAAGCGGAAAAAGTGGACGACATAAAAAAGGACTATACTTGTTCTAATGGAACAACTGTCTGTCTTGGAGAAGAGAGATTCCAGTGTATGGAGGCCATGTTTGACCCGTCTCTGATCGGAAGTAAAGCATGCGGCATACACGAACTGATTCTTAAAAGCATAAAAGCATGTCCTGTCCATGTGCGAGCAGATATCTACGTCAATGTGCTAATCTCAGGAGGCAACACGATGGTAGCAGGTTTAATTGATAGAATCGACCAGGAATTGAGGAAGGCATTACCAGTTAACTTAAGAAAAAGAGTAATCGCACCTCCTGAAAGACTTTATTCGACCTGGATAGGAGGGTCAATTTTGTCAAGTCTGACGACAGCACAGAGTATGTGGATGAGATTAGAAGATTACGATGAATTTGGACCTAATATAGTTTATGGGCCCGGATTTTGCCGGCGTCAATCCAGTCAGTCTGAAATCTGTTGCGGGATGTCTGGCAGAATAATGTCCTAA